GGTTCCCCGCCTCCTCCCCACACCCCTCCTCCACCCTTCCCCAAAACTTTTCACCGCGCTTCGCGGGGCTTGCCGGGTGCCGGGGCAGGGGGAACGACGCCGAGCCCCGGAGCGCAGGCCACGGTCGAAACGGCCGGGACGCCCGCGTGGACGTTGCGCGTCGGGCGCGGGGAGGGTAACTCGCTGTGTCGGCGTCGGAAGAGACAGGAGGAGACATGACCCCGGCCATAGACCGCGCGAAGAAGGCCAGGATTTCCTACACGGTCCACGAGTACCGGCACGACCCCTCGGCCGAGTCCTACGGCCGCGAGGCCGCGGACAAGCTGGGCGTGGACCCGGCCCGGGTCTTCAAGACCCTGGTCGCGGCCGCGGGCGACGGCCTCGTGGTGGCCGTGGTGCCGGTCATGCAGCGCCTGGACCTGAAGCTCCTGGCCCGCGCCCTGGGCGTCAAGAAGGCCGCCATGGCCGACCCGGCCCTGGCCGAGCGCGTCACCGGCTACGTGGTCGGCGGCCTGAGTCCCCTGGGGCAGAAGAAGCGCCTGCCCACGGTCATCGACGCCTCGGCCGAGGCGCAGCAGACCATCTTCGTCAGCGCCGGACGCCGCGGCGTGGACATCGAACTCTCCCCCAAGGACCTCGCCGCCCTCACGGGCGCCACCTTCGCCCCGGTCGCCGGGTAGCAGCGGAAAATCATGAAGCTCAAATCAGAAGGCTTTGGAGAAGGAAGCCCCATTGAGGGATGCTTCTACCTTTACTCAGGTTAATCACAGATGAAGTACCTAACTCACATGACAGAATATCTTATTATATAATATCAGCTGGCTCCTGTCCGACGGTGCCCTGGCATATCAGAAATGACAATTTGCATAGACTGTTGATCCCACGCATAATAAATTCTTAGGCATCTTGATGGATCACGAGTATTCCCACCACATTTTACATGCCAGTCTGCAACAAGCCGTTGACCACAAAATTCAAATTCATAACTATCACCACCACACGATGAATTCCTAACGCCTTCCTCAACTACTGACTCAGATATCTTCCCGCCGCCTTCCATTCTGCGTTTTCGGCACTCATCAGCGAGCCAAAGGAGGCAACGAGCAGCCAACGATACATCAGTGAAATCAGGTTTACTGACACCTCGACGGGCGGCAGGTGCCAGCACTAATCGTCCTACCAAATTTTTATCGCACCAATCAGCAAAATCTCCCCAGGATGTAGGCATTGTGACATCATCGTCCTCTCTATTCCCATATTTTTCCAAACACTCTGTCAGGTTCTGTATTCTGATCGTCGCTCCTCTCAGATGTGCTTCGACAGATTTTGCGCGGTCCTCTGCAGCCTTATGAAAATCACTTAATTGTTGTTCCCAGTCCTTAGCTTCCTTCAATTCGTCCTCTAAAGACCTAATTCTGCGCTGTGCAGACTCAAGTTGTTTTAAATAACTTGATCCATCATTAATTCCTCGCTCTTGCTCGATCTTTAGAGAATATGTACGAACAGCAGAAAATGTCATTACGTCGTGATCTAATCGCGTGCGAAATAGACTATGATTCGCAGCAAGCAACCTCAAAAGGTGGACACATTGCAGTGATCCATGTGCAGAACAAATTTGATCCGCAAGAAAAAGCCTATGCTCATACGGATTTGCACTAGCGCTAAATCCAGGCATAAAAACACGGACAGCACCATGAAAAACAGACCGCATCTTACCAAATTTATCGCTCAATGAATAAGTATATTCACCTGGGAGGACTACGACATGTGCAAGTCCGACAGTTGCACTTGCCAACAATCCTGTATTAATCAATGGACTGTTTGGATTTTTTGATCGAACATCGCCTGATGCGATGAAGATAGGGAGTACTCTCCTACTATCTTCTAACATATTGATCAGTTTTTCAATGTCGTCTTCAGATGCGATAACCCACGGCTTTGATTCAATTTTATATGCCCCCACAGCCAAACCACACTTTCTGGAGATCTGGTGCAATAAACCTGGGGGATGAGGCTCGATCTGAAACTCATCTTCGCTCGTGCTCGCAGTTAAGCGTAAGCTGAGGAGAGGACCAGTTTTATGAGCTTGGCCGAGAGTAACTTCAGTTGTCCAAGTTCGCCCTGGAATCTCTTTGTCAGGATCGTCGGCACGGAACGCCCAGATATCTGTGGTACCAGTGCGGAGCCTAACTCCCATAGTGGTTCTGCCGCCAGCGAGATATTCAAAACTATTCCCCGACCATGCTGTTTCGGGCAAAGCCCCCCCTGATCGCCGCTGAGCCCATGTGAGCACTTCACGCCGAGCCTTTTCCATGCGCTCTGTGCCGGCTCCAAATGCTAACGATGCTGCAATACGAAGTACTTCGTGCTCACGAACTTTTTGGGTCGAACGAATTTTAGAAAGACCCTGGCCATCGTTCGTAGTACGGCTTCCCATCTCCCCCCCCCAGAAGTGGCTAGCTGCCAGCTAATGAACAATATCTGCATAGTCTGAAATCATGATTCATCCAGAAAGTCAGCATCAAGTATATAAATATTGCCCTGCAAGTATCAAGAAACATCATCTCTCCGCCATATCCTCCCCTCTCACGCAAAAAGCGGCCGAAATCGGCGCCGCCCCCGACGCACCCGACAGGGCGCTCAAAAAGCACCGGATGCAAGGCGCAAGAAACGCTCAAGCCCGACGCGTATTCTTCCATACGCGAGGGCTTGAGCGTTTCGCGGCAACGCCGCAGACGGCGCTTTTTCAGCGCCCTGCCTCAGAGCACCGTGCGCAGGCGGGTGTGGTTGCGCAGCTCTATGGTCAGGAGCAGGGCGAGGCCGTAGACGATGCAGGCCTTGGCCAGGGGGAGGAGGTAGTCGTTGAGCCCGGCCCTGCCGTAGAGATAGATGAGGAAGGGGTGCAGGGCGTAGAGGCCGAGGGAGTAGCGGCCGATGCGGGCCAGGGGGTTTTCCTTGCGGATCTCCTCGTTGCAGATGAAGTGCAGCAGTCCGAAGACGAGGACGACCGAGCCGAGCCCGTAGAGCGGGAGCCTGTGCACGGCGGAGAGGAGCAGGGCGTTCTCGGCCGTGGACACGACGAGGCCGAGGGCGATGTACCTGAGGCAGCCGCGCCGGACCTTGCGCAGCTTCTCGAAATAAAAGCCCATGGCCATGAACAGGAAGCCGGACATGGGGCCGTTGCGGGTGTCGACGTGCAGGTCCGGGCCGCCGAGCAGCGCGCCGTAGCCCTGGCCGAGCATGCCCGCGCAGTAGAGGAGGCCCGCGGCGACGAGGACCGTGCGGGGCCTGCAGCGGGTGGTGAAGAGGAAGAGGAGCGCGGTGGAGGAGACGAGGGAGGGGAAGAACCAGAGGTGGTAGTAGGTGCCGTTCAGCAGCAGGCCGTGGGGCTTGCGCAGGAGGTAGCCGAACATCTCGCGGCTGTGCAGGAAGCCGGCGTGGGTGCGCAGGAGCTCCACCACGTCCACGGCCACGAGGTAGAAGAGGTACCAGAAGGCCGTGATGAGGAGGATCTTCTTCAGGTAGCCGGGGAAGACGTGCTGCCGCACCGCGACCCGGGTCTGGAGCAGGAAGCCCGAGAGGGCGAAGAAGATGGGCACGGCGGAGTTCACCGCGCCGTAGTAGGCGGCCTTGCAGACCGTGCCGCAGGCGCTCTGCGGGAAGGCGAAGAGCGGGATATGGACGCAGACGACGAGGAAGGCCGCGATGGCCTTCGCGAAATCGACGGAGTAGAAGTGCCGCCCGCTCCCGTTCATGGCCCTGCATCCCGCTTCGCGATGCAACACCCAGGACATCGGCGCGTTTTGGCTTTGCGCCGACTCTGCCAGGAACGCCCATGCCGCTCAGAATCTGAACGACAGTCCCACCCCGTTTGCTTTCCTCGCTACACCTCCCGCCCCCCGCGCGCAATCCCCCGCGGGGAAAAAAACGCACCCGAATCGACGCGAAACCGCCTTTTTCTGAACGGGGACGAATTCCCAGGGAAAAAGGGAAAAGACCGGGACGGCACGCACCGCCCCCCGCCGCCCCGCCGCCCCGACACCCCGACACCCCGACACCCCGGCAGGGCGCTCAAAAAGCACCCGATGTTGCGCGAAACGCAAGGCGCAAGAAACGCTCAAGCCCGACGCGTATTCTTCCATACGCGAGGGTTTGAGCGTTTCGCGGCAACGCCACAGACGGCGCTTTTTCAGCGCCCTGCCCCCTACTCGTCGTCGAGCATGGAGACGTCGCCGGGCTCGGTGCCGAGTTCCTCGGCCTTGAGCAGGCGGCGCATGATCTTGCCGGATTTGGTTTTCGGCAGGTCGGCCCGGAACTTGACGCCCTTGAGCTCGGCCACGGGACCGAGTTCGCGGCGCATGTGCTCGCGCAGTTCGCGGGCCAGCTCGTCGCTCTCCTCGAAGCCCTCGCGCAGGATGACGAAGGCCTTGGCCAGCTCGCCCTTGATCTTGTCCGGCACGCCGATGACCGCGGCCTCGGCCACGGCGCGGTGGCTGACCAGGGCGCTCTCGAGCTCGGCCGTGCCCAGGCGGTGGCCCGCGATGTTGATGACCTCGTCGGCCCGGCCCTGCATCCAGAAGTAGCCGTCCTCGTCGCGCCGGGCCACGTCTCCGGCCAGGTAGCAGCCGGGGATCCTGTTCCAGCAGGCGAGGTAGGCCTCCTCGTCGTTCCACACGCTGTGCATCATGCCGGGCCAGGGGCGGCGGATGACGAGCAGCCCGCCCTTGCCGGGCGGCACCGGGGCGCCGCTGCGGTCCACGATGTCGGCCTCGATGCCGGGCAGGGGCTTGTTCACGCTGCCGGGCTTGATGAGCGAGACCGGCATGGGCGCGATCATGATCTGGCCGGTCTCGGTCTGCCACCAGGTGTCCATGACCGGGCACTCGCCGCGGCCGATGGTCTGGTAGAACCAGACCCAGGCCTCGGGATTGATGGGCTCGCCCACGCTGCCGAGCATGCGCAGGGAGGTGAGGTCGTGCTGGCGCGGGAACTGGTTGCCGTAGCGCATGAGCATGCGGATGGTCGTGGGCGTGGTGTACAGCGCCGAGACCCCGTGCTTGGCCGTGATGTGCCACATGCGGTCGGCCTGGGGATAGAGCGGGTGGCCCTCGTAGAGGAGCGTGGTGGTGCCCGCCAGGAGCGGCGCGTAGACCGCGTAGGAGTGGCCGGTGATCCAGCCCGGGTCCGCGGTGCACCAGAAGATGTCCGTGGGCTTGATGTCGAAGACCCAGTTGAGCGTATGGTGCACGCCCACCATGTAGCCGCCGTGGGAGTGGACGACGCCCTTGGGCTTTCCGGCCGCGCCCGAGGTGTAGAGCAGGAACAGGGGGTCGTTCGCGGACATGACCTCTGTCGGGGCCTCGGGCTTCTCGTGGCGCACGATGTCGTCGTACCAGACGTCGCGCGCGGCGTGCATCTCCACGTCCAGGTTGGCGCGGCGCACGACCACGCAGATGTCCACGGCGTCCAGGTCGTCGCCCGCCAGGACCTCGTCCAGGGAGGCTTTCAGCGGCACCACGCGACCGTTCCTGTAGAAGCCGTCCGCGGTGATCAGGCACTTGGCGCGGGCGTCGCGCAGGCGCTCCTTGAGCGCCTTGCCGGTGAAGCCGGGGAAGACCACGCAGTGCACGGCGCCGATCTTGGCGCAGGCGAGCATGGAGATGACCGTCTCGGGCAGGGGCGGCATGTAGACGACCACGCGGTCGCCCTTGGCCACGCCCAGCGAGCGCAGCGCCCCGGCCAGCTTGTTCACGGCGCGGTAGAGCTCGAAGTAGGTGAACTTGCGGATGTCGCCGGGCTCGCCCTCCCAGATGAGGGCCAGGCGGTGCTTGTTGCCGGTCTTGGTGTGCCGGTCCAGGGCGTTGTGCGCGATGTTGCAGCGCGCGCCCGGGAACCAGGAGAAGTGCGGCGGCGCGCTCTCGTCCAGGACCTTGTCCCAGCGGCGGAACCATTCGAGCTCCAGGGCGGCGGACTCCCAGAAGCCGAGCGGGTCCTGCGCGGCCTGGCGATAGGCCGCGGCGAGTTCCTGCGGATTGACGTTGGCCTCCATGACGAGGCCGGGCAGGGGCCTGAAGACGCGGTCCTCCTGCAGGAGCGTGTCTAGAGCGCCGGACTGGTCCATGTCGCGTCTCCTTGCGGCGCGCCGCTCCGGCCCTCCGGATGGCGGGGCCCGAAGGCCCGGAGGCGGCAACGCCACGCATGCGTATACTGTCCGCCCGAACGGCGGGCGCGAGAAATTCGGCCGATGGTCGTGAGGGGGCGGTAAGCGGTCGTCATCTACAGCCCCAGGATCTGCTTGAGGTCCGCGATGCGCCTGCGGCTCACGGGCAGCTCGATGCGCGTCTTGCCCTTGATGGTGGTGCGCAGCATGAAGTTCGAGCCGGGCAGCGAGGCGATCTCCGTGACCATGTCCAGGTTCACCAGGAACTTCCTGTGCACGCGGAAGAAGCGGTGCGGCCGGAGCCTGACCTCGAGGTCCTTCAGGCGGTGCGAGGTCAGGAACTTGGTCTGGGCCGTGTGCACGTAGGAGTAGTCCTCGTAGGCCTCCACGAAGATGATCTCGTCGTAGGGCACGAGGATGAGCTTGCCGTCGAGGGTGATGGGCAGCTTCTCGATCTCCGGGCTCCTGCCCTTGAAGTCCCAGGCCTGGCGCAGGGCGGAGAGGAAGCGGTCCTCCTCGTCCTCGGCCATGGGCACCTTGACCACGCCGCCCTCCTCGTCCTCGTCGTCCGGGTCGCCCCCGTCCCAGCCGCGCGGCTGGGGCAGGGCGGCCTCCTTGAAGGTGGAGCGGAAGGCGCGCAGCCGCGAGAGCGTCTTCTCCATGCGCGCGCCCTCGCAGGGCCAGCGCAGGTAGTCCAGTGCCTCCAGCTCGAAGGCCTTGCAGGCCAGGGACTCGTCCTCGGCCACGAAGACCAGCGCCGGGCGGTTCTTGCGCTGCCCGAGCATCTGGGCCAGCTCCGCGCCGGACACGCCGCCGGGCAGGTCGAAGCCCAGGAAGACCGCGCCGTAGGACACGGCCTCGATGAGCTCCATGGCCTCGAAGGCGCTCACAGCCTCGCCCACCACACGCACGAAGTCCGAGCCGGAAAGCGCGCGGCGGAGCTCGTCCCGGACCTGCGGGTCGGGATGGAGGAGGAGGATGCGGAACTTGTCCATGGCTGGCCCTGGTGGTAGAAAGCCCCTATCTTGGCGCGAACCTAGCCGGATTTCCGGCCGCCCGCAAGGGCGCGGGACCGTGGGGCGCGCGGCGGTCGGGCTGACGCGAGGCCTGCACCAGGGTTCCGCACGCCGAATCCGCGCGCAAAGCGAGGAAACATGACGGGCACGGAGCTGACCTTCGAGGAGGCGGCCGGGATCATCCGCCGCCGCATGGCCGATCCGGCCGTGAACCGGCAGGGGCCGGACTGCGGCGATCCCTGCTTTCGCGAGCCGCTGGTCGGCGTGGCCGCGGGCGACGACGCGCTCTGGGCCTTCTTCAAGAAGGACATCGGCGAGTTTTTCCAAAGCCCCGCGGAGGCCTTTGCCGAGGCCTTCCCGGACGCGCCCGCGCCCGCGGCAAGACTTCGCGTCATCTCCTGGGTGCTGCCCCAGACCCCAGGGACGCTGGCCGCCCACAAGAAGGAGAAGGAGTACCCGAGCCTGCCCTGGAGCCGGGTGCGCCACTTCGGCGAGATGGTCAACGACGGGCTTCGCGCCCACGTGGTCGAGGAGCTGGCCGCGCGCGGGGTGCGCGCCTGCGCCCCGGTCCTGCTGCCCTCCTTCGGGCGGCGCACCTCGGAAAAGTACCTTTTCGCCTCCAGCTGGTCCGAGCGCCACGCGGCGCACGTGGCCGGGCACGGCACCTTCGGCCTCTCGGACGGGCTGATCACGCGCGCGGGCAAGGCCCACCGCGTGGGCTCCGTGGTGGCCGAGTGCGCGCTTCTCCCCACCCCGCGCGAGTATTCGGGACACCGCGACTGGTGCCTCTTCTTCGCCAAGGGCACCTGCGGCGCCTGCGCCAGGCGCTGCCCCGCGGGCTCCATCCGCACGCCCGAGGAGGGCGGGCGCGACAAGCAGCGCTGCTTCGACTACATCCGCGGCACAACGCAGCACTACGTGCGCGACCACCAGCTCGGCGTGGAGGTCTCGTCCTGCGGCCTGTGCCAGGCCGGGGTGCCGTGCAGCGCGGGCATCCCCAGGCCGCTCCTGCGCGGGGCGCCCGCCGCCTCGGACGCCGCGTCCGACGCAGCCTCGGGCGCCGCGCCCGGCACGGCTTCGGCCGACGATTAGACAGCCGGGGCCGGATGGCCTACAAGGGGGCGCCTCGCGCGCAGGAAGCGCCGGGCACGCCCCCGAGACATATCCGCGCGGGCCTTCCGGGGGAGGGCGCCGCGAGGCTGCCCGGTGCGCTCTTTTCAGCGGCCCCGAAAGCGTGTAAAGCGGGGGCACGGCACGCTCTCCGACCCCACATCATATGGAAAACATAAGAAATTTCAGCATCATAGCCCACATCGACCACGGCAAGTCCACGCTTGCCGACCGCATTCTCGAGCTTACCGGCCTGGTCGGCGAGCGCGAGAAGCGGGAGCAGTACCTGGACCGGATGGAGCTCGAGCAGGAGCGGGGCATCACCATCAAGGCCCAGAGCGTGCGCATTCCTTACCGGGCCAAAGACGGCAAGGACTACGTCCTGAACCTCATCGACACGCCGGGGCACGTGGACTTCTCCTACGAGGTCTCGCGCTCCCTGGCCGCCTGCGAGGGCGCGCTGCTGGTCGTGGACGCTACCCAGGGCGTGGAAGCCCAGACGCTGGCCAACGTCTATCTGGCGCTGGACCACGACCTGGAGGTCATCCCGGTCCTGAACAAGATCGACCTGCCCTCGGCCGAGCCGGAGCGGGTCAAGCAGGAGATCGAGGAGGGCATCGGGCTCGACTGCTCGCAGGTCATCACGGTCTCCGCCAAAACCGGCATGAACGTGGACCAGGTGCTCGAGGCCATCGTCAGCCGCCTGCCCCCTCCGAAGGGCAGCGAGGACGAGCCGCTGAAGGCCCTGATCTTCGACTCCTGGTACGACTCGTACCAGGGCGTGGTGGTCCTCTTCCGGATCATCGACGGCCGCATCAAGACCGGACAGCGCATCATGATGAACTCCAACAAGGCGGAGTTCGAAGTCGGGTCGCTGGGCGTGTTCTCGCCCGACGCCCTGGCCGTGAAGAGCCTCGGGCCCGGAGAGGTGGGCTTTCTCACGGCATCCATCAAGAACCTCGCGGAAGCCCGCGTGGGCGACACGATCACCGATCCCAGGAGGCCCACGCCGCATCCCTTCCCGGGCTTCAAGAAGATCAAGCCCATGGTCTTCTGCGGCCTCTACCCCGTGGAACCCGCGGAGTACGAGCCGCTGAAGGCCGCCCTGGAGAAGCTGCAGCTGAACGACGCGGCCTTCTCCTTCGAGCCCGAAACGTCGCAGGCGCTCGGCTTCGGCTTCCGCTGCGGCTTCCTCGGGCTCTTGCACATGGAGATCATCCAGGAGCGCCTGGAGCGCGAGTTCCAGGCCAAGCTCATCGCCACCGCGCCGTCGGTCATCTATCGCGTGACCACGGTCAAGGGCGACGTCTTCGAGATCGACAACCCCTCGAAGATGCCCGACGTGACCAAGATCCAGGAGCTGGCCGAGCCCTGGGTGAAGATGGAGATCCACGTGCCCAACGAGTACGTGGGCGCGGTGCTCAAGCTCTGCGAGGAGAAGCGCGGCCTGCAGAAGGACATGCGCTACCTCACGGCGAACCGCGTGATCATCACCTACGAGCTGCCCTTCGCCGAGATCGTCTTCGACTTCTTCGACAAGCTGAAGTCCGTGACCCGCGGCTACGCCTCCATGGACTACGAGATCAAGGAGTTCCGCGGCTCGGACCTCGTGAAGCTCGACATCCTGATCAACGGCACGCCCGTCGACGCCATGTCCACCATCGTCCACCGCTCCGGTGCCGAGCGCATGGGACGCAAGCTCGCACTCCGCCTGAAGCGCACCATCCCCCGACAGCTCTTCGAGGTGATCATCCAGGCGGCCATCGGTAACCGCATCATCGCCCGCGAACGCAACGCCCCCATGCGCAAGGACGTCACCGCCAAGTGTTACGGCGGCGACATCACGCGCAAGCGCAAGCTTCTGGAGAAGCAGAAGGAAGGCAAACGGCGCATGAAGCGCATGGGCAACGTCGAGTTGCCGCAGGAAGCCTTCCTGGCCGCGCTCAAGGCGGGCGACGATGACTAACGAGGAAAGCATGAATCCCCGCACGATAAAGCTCATCAAGGAATATACCGAAGCCCTGTTCATCGCGCTGATCCTGGCGCTGTTCATCAGGAGCTTCGTGGTCCAGGCCTTCAAGATCCCCTCCGGCTCCATGCTCCAGACGCTGCAGATCGGCGACCACCTGCTGGTCAACAAGTTCATCTACGGCGTGCGCCTGCCCTACCTGCACACCCAGATCATCCCGGTCTCCGAGCCCAAGGACGGCGACATCATCGTCTTCATCTTCCCGGGCGCGCCCGTGCAGGGCACCGGCATCTTCTCCCTGGACGAGCAGATGCGCGCAGGCGCCGGGGGCAAGGACTTCATCAAGCGCGTCATCGGCGTGCCCGGTGACACCATCGAGATCAAGGACAAGGTGGTCTACCGCAACGGCCAGCCCCTGAGCGAGCCCTACGTGCAGCACGTGGACCCGCGCATCATCCCCTCGCGCGACGACATGGCCCCCGTGACCGTGCCGCCCGACCACTACTTCGTCATGGGCGACAACCGCGACGAGTCCTACGACTCGCGCTACTGGGGCTTCGTGCCGCGCGAGAACATCCTCGGCAAGGCCATGATCCTCTACTGGTCCTGGGGCCCGGGCGGCATCACCGACGTGCGCTGGGACAGGATCGGCCGCGTGGTCCACTAGCCCTCTGCCCGCCCCTGCCCGCCGCACATGCGGCGGACGCAGCGAAACGGCCCCCGCGCGAGCGCTCGCGCGGGGGCCGTTTCGTTGCGGGCGGCGCGGGGAGTGGCCTTCGCTCCCGGCTTGGTCTATAGCTGCGGCTCGTGCGCCGCGCGGCGCGAAGCCGCGGCGGCGAGGCGCGCGGCAAGGTCCGCGGCAAGCGCACGTCAAGGAGAACCCCGTGAAGCACACCATTTCCGCCCTGGTCAGGAACCGCCCGGGCGTGCTGGCCGAACTGGCCCTGATGTTCAAGGAAGAGAAGCTCAACATCAAGAGCATCGCCGCGGGCGAGACCGAGGACCCCGAGGTCACGCGCCTGGTCATCTGCCTGGACGCCGAGGGCGGCGAGGTGGAGCTGGTGACGGAGAAGATCGCGGGCATGGACTGGGTGCTGCAGGTGGACGACCTGGCGCGCAAGGAGTTCGTGGACCGCGAGCTGCTGCTGGTGAAGGTGCGCATGGACCGCGAGAACCTGACCCAGCTCATGCAGATCTTCGAGGTCTTCCGGGCCTCGGTGGTCGGCATGGGCCAGGAGAGCATCACCGTGGAGATGGCCGGGGACCAGGAACGCGTGGAGGGACTCGTCAAGCTGCTCAAGCCCTTCGGCATCAAGAGCCTGTGCCGCAGCGGCATGATCGCGCTCAAGCGCGGCGACGAGTAGCCCCATGCGCATCCGCAGCTTCCGCGATCTCCTCGCGGCCGCGCGCGCGGCCACCATGCCCCGCGTGGCGGTGGTCCGCTGCGCCGAGGGCTTCGTCCTGCGCGCGGCCGTGGCCGCCTACCGCCACGGCGTGGCCGAGCCCATCCTCATCGGCGACACCGAGGCCGCGAGAAGGCGCGCCGCCGAGCTCGGCCTGGACATCTCCCCCTTCGAGCAGGTGGACGCCGACGACGACGCGGCCGCCCTGGACGCGGCCATCGGCATGTACAAGGCGAGCGAGGCGGCGCTGCTCATGAAGGGCCTCATCAGCACGGCGACGCTGCTCAAGGCCGTGCTGCACAAGGACAAGGGCGTGCCGCCGAAAGGCATCCTCTCGCACGTGGCGCTCTTCGAGCGGCCCGGCTCCGGCCGCCTCATGGCGCTCACCGACGCGGGCGTGAACATCAAGCCGAACCTGCAGCGCAAGGCCGAGATCGTGCGCAACGCCGTCTCTGTGCTGCGCGCCCTGGGCGTCAGGACGCCGCGCGTGGCCATGCTCGCGGCCACGGAGAAGGTCAACTTCCCGGCCATGCCCGCCACCCTGGACGCGGACCTCATCGCCAAGATGAGCGCGCAGGGCGAGTTCGGCCCCGCCCTGGTGGCCGGGCCGCTGCAGCTGGACATCGCGGTCTCGCCCCGCGCGGCCAGGGTCAAGGGCTACAGCCACCCCGTGGCCGGGCGCGCGGACATCCTCTGCGTGCCGGACATCGAGAGCGGCAACGTGCTCTACAAGTCGCTGAGCAGCTTCTCGGCCTGCGACATGGCGGGCATCGTGGCGGGCAGCAGCGTGCCCATGGTCGTGGCCTCGCGCGGCGACTCGGAGCGCAGCAAGCTCTTCTCCCTGGCGCTCGGCACCTACCTTTCCCGCTGCCCGGACATTTCCTAGATATCCTGCCGAGAGAAGGCTTCGAGGCGCGCATGAGAATCCTGGCCATAAACCCCGGCTCCACGACCACCAAGCTCGCCCTGTTCGAGGACGAGACGGCGCTCCTCTCCGTGGAGATCGCCCATCCCAAGGACGCCCTGCTGGCCGTGCCCCGCGTGGCGGAGCAGCAGGAGCTGCGCGCCCAGGCCGTGCGCGAGGCCCTGGCCCTGTACCCGGCGGCGTGCGGAAGGGTCGACGCCGTGGTCGGCCGCGGCGGCCTGCTCGCGCCCATCCCGGGCGGCACCTACGCCATCACGGAGCCCATGCTCGAGGTCCTGGCCTCGGCCCGCCACGGCGAGCACGCCTGCAACCTGGGCGCGCCCCTGGCCCTCGAATTCGCGGCCGAGTACGGCTGCCCCGCCTTCATCGTGGACCCGCCCGTGACCGACGAGATGGAGCCCGTGGCCCGCCTGACCGGGCTTCCCGGCATCACCAGGCGCAGCGTCTTCCACGCGCTCTCGCAGCGCGGGGCCGCGCGCGAGGCGGCCCGCCGCCACGGCCTCACGTACGGGGAGAACAACTTCATCGTCGCCCACCTGGGCGGCGGCATCAGCATCGGCGCGCACCGCCGGGGCAAGGTCGTGGACGTGATCAACGCCCTGGACGGCGAAGGCCCCTTCTCGCCCGAGCGCGCGGGCCACGTGCCCATCCTGCGCGTCCTGCCCATGCTCGAGCGCGGGGAGCTGGACCCGGAGGGGCTGCGCACCCTGCTCCTCACCCGCGGCGGCCTCTTCGCCCACCTGGGCACCAACGACCTGCGCGAGGTCGAGGCCCGCATCGCGGCGGGCGACGAGGCGGCGCGCCTGGTCTTCGACGCCCTGGCCTACAACATCGCCAAGGACGCGGCCTCCTTCGCCCCCG
The Desulfovibrio sp. X2 DNA segment above includes these coding regions:
- a CDS encoding acyltransferase, coding for MNGSGRHFYSVDFAKAIAAFLVVCVHIPLFAFPQSACGTVCKAAYYGAVNSAVPIFFALSGFLLQTRVAVRQHVFPGYLKKILLITAFWYLFYLVAVDVVELLRTHAGFLHSREMFGYLLRKPHGLLLNGTYYHLWFFPSLVSSTALLFLFTTRCRPRTVLVAAGLLYCAGMLGQGYGALLGGPDLHVDTRNGPMSGFLFMAMGFYFEKLRKVRRGCLRYIALGLVVSTAENALLLSAVHRLPLYGLGSVVLVFGLLHFICNEEIRKENPLARIGRYSLGLYALHPFLIYLYGRAGLNDYLLPLAKACIVYGLALLLTIELRNHTRLRTVL
- the ybaK gene encoding Cys-tRNA(Pro) deacylase, which encodes MTPAIDRAKKARISYTVHEYRHDPSAESYGREAADKLGVDPARVFKTLVAAAGDGLVVAVVPVMQRLDLKLLARALGVKKAAMADPALAERVTGYVVGGLSPLGQKKRLPTVIDASAEAQQTIFVSAGRRGVDIELSPKDLAALTGATFAPVAG
- the acs gene encoding acetate--CoA ligase, with the protein product MDQSGALDTLLQEDRVFRPLPGLVMEANVNPQELAAAYRQAAQDPLGFWESAALELEWFRRWDKVLDESAPPHFSWFPGARCNIAHNALDRHTKTGNKHRLALIWEGEPGDIRKFTYFELYRAVNKLAGALRSLGVAKGDRVVVYMPPLPETVISMLACAKIGAVHCVVFPGFTGKALKERLRDARAKCLITADGFYRNGRVVPLKASLDEVLAGDDLDAVDICVVVRRANLDVEMHAARDVWYDDIVRHEKPEAPTEVMSANDPLFLLYTSGAAGKPKGVVHSHGGYMVGVHHTLNWVFDIKPTDIFWCTADPGWITGHSYAVYAPLLAGTTTLLYEGHPLYPQADRMWHITAKHGVSALYTTPTTIRMLMRYGNQFPRQHDLTSLRMLGSVGEPINPEAWVWFYQTIGRGECPVMDTWWQTETGQIMIAPMPVSLIKPGSVNKPLPGIEADIVDRSGAPVPPGKGGLLVIRRPWPGMMHSVWNDEEAYLACWNRIPGCYLAGDVARRDEDGYFWMQGRADEVINIAGHRLGTAELESALVSHRAVAEAAVIGVPDKIKGELAKAFVILREGFEESDELARELREHMRRELGPVAELKGVKFRADLPKTKSGKIMRRLLKAEELGTEPGDVSMLDDE
- a CDS encoding LytTR family DNA-binding domain-containing protein, whose translation is MDKFRILLLHPDPQVRDELRRALSGSDFVRVVGEAVSAFEAMELIEAVSYGAVFLGFDLPGGVSGAELAQMLGQRKNRPALVFVAEDESLACKAFELEALDYLRWPCEGARMEKTLSRLRAFRSTFKEAALPQPRGWDGGDPDDEDEEGGVVKVPMAEDEEDRFLSALRQAWDFKGRSPEIEKLPITLDGKLILVPYDEIIFVEAYEDYSYVHTAQTKFLTSHRLKDLEVRLRPHRFFRVHRKFLVNLDMVTEIASLPGSNFMLRTTIKGKTRIELPVSRRRIADLKQILGL
- a CDS encoding 4Fe-4S ferredoxin, iron-sulfur binding protein codes for the protein MTGTELTFEEAAGIIRRRMADPAVNRQGPDCGDPCFREPLVGVAAGDDALWAFFKKDIGEFFQSPAEAFAEAFPDAPAPAARLRVISWVLPQTPGTLAAHKKEKEYPSLPWSRVRHFGEMVNDGLRAHVVEELAARGVRACAPVLLPSFGRRTSEKYLFASSWSERHAAHVAGHGTFGLSDGLITRAGKAHRVGSVVAECALLPTPREYSGHRDWCLFFAKGTCGACARRCPAGSIRTPEEGGRDKQRCFDYIRGTTQHYVRDHQLGVEVSSCGLCQAGVPCSAGIPRPLLRGAPAASDAASDAASGAAPGTASADD
- the lepA gene encoding translation elongation factor 4; its protein translation is MENIRNFSIIAHIDHGKSTLADRILELTGLVGEREKREQYLDRMELEQERGITIKAQSVRIPYRAKDGKDYVLNLIDTPGHVDFSYEVSRSLAACEGALLVVDATQGVEAQTLANVYLALDHDLEVIPVLNKIDLPSAEPERVKQEIEEGIGLDCSQVITVSAKTGMNVDQVLEAIVSRLPPPKGSEDEPLKALIFDSWYDSYQGVVVLFRIIDGRIKTGQRIMMNSNKAEFEVGSLGVFSPDALAVKSLGPGEVGFLTASIKNLAEARVGDTITDPRRPTPHPFPGFKKIKPMVFCGLYPVEPAEYEPLKAALEKLQLNDAAFSFEPETSQALGFGFRCGFLGLLHMEIIQERLEREFQAKLIATAPSVIYRVTTVKGDVFEIDNPSKMPDVTKIQELAEPWVKMEIHVPNEYVGAVLKLCEEKRGLQKDMRYLTANRVIITYELPFAEIVFDFFDKLKSVTRGYASMDYEIKEFRGSDLVKLDILINGTPVDAMSTIVHRSGAERMGRKLALRLKRTIPRQLFEVIIQAAIGNRIIARERNAPMRKDVTAKCYGGDITRKRKLLEKQKEGKRRMKRMGNVELPQEAFLAALKAGDDD